From the Actinopolymorpha singaporensis genome, the window TGTAGTACTGGAAGGGCTCGTGGTGCGGGTTGTAGTCACCGGTGAAGCCCGCCTCGCCGGTGTAGCCGAGGGCGGCGCCGATCGGGTGCTTCGCGGTGCACTGGGCGGTCTTGCCGAACTCCTGGTCATACGTCGAGGAGTCGGTGTAGGACTGCGGCCGGAACCCGCCCTGGAACCAGCCCCAGGTCACGTACTGCTTGTTGAGCATGTCGCCCACGTTCGAGCCCGACATCACCGCGAGGTTGTGGGACGCGTTGGAGCAGTCGTCCCAGGCCGGGTCGGGGTCGTTGATCATGGTGCCCACGCCGTCGGCGTTCGGTGCGATCACGACGTACGGGTCCGGTGTGGCGGTCTTCCTGCGGTCCGCACCCACGGAGTAGATGCCGGAGGTCTGCCCGGACACCAGGTTGACCGCGCCGGGTGAGGAGGGACCGAAGTTGGTGTCGAAGGAGTTGTCGCTCATGGCGAACCGCTGGGCGTAGTTCCAGTACGCCGTCACGGTGTTGCCGTCGTAGTAGTCGAGCACCTGCGTCGGCGAGGAGTAGTGCTTGGGGTCCTTGCACGTCCGGTTGGTCGCAGGCACGAACTGGTCCATCAGCCCACGGTCGACCGCGACCTGCTCGTCCTTGTAGTTGTGGTCCATGTCGCAGGTCAGTGCCTGGTCGCGGCCCAGCCGCGTGGGGTTGACCTGGTGCCCGTCCATGACGTTCGGGTTGTGGTTGAGGAGCAGGGGGCTGAGGCCGTTCACCGTGGGGGTTCCGGGTGCGGCGTGGAACGCCGGCTCGACCGCGGGGTTCGCGGCGTTGGGATAGGTGCCGAAGTAGTGGTCGAACGACACGTTCTCGCCGAAGATCACCACAAGGTGCTTGATGGGCGTCGCCGTCTTGGCGCCCGGTCCGTCGAGGGGCCCGTTCCCCGTCCCGTTCGCCTGTGCCGGCGCCATCGTGCCGGCCGCCAGGAACGCGGCGGCCGCGACCGCGGCTCCCGCTCCGGCGATTCGTCTGACTCGCATGCGTGCCCTCCACTCAGCAGCCGTACGTGAGACGTACGCGACGGCGATCATCCGGTGCCCGCCTGGGAATGAGCTGACCTCCGGTGAAACGTCGAGCGAACAGTCGGCGTGACTGTAGGCGTCCCGGCGCGGCCTGACTACGGATCTTCGCCGAGTGGCCGCTATCGGGCGGCCCGCCCGCGGCCGGTGGGTCCCGGTGGGTCCCGGTGGTCCCGGTGGGGTCCAGTGGGTCCCGGTGGCTCCGGTACTGTCACTGCGGCTCGGCGGGAAGGGTGGGTGCGATGACGAACACCGAGGTGCATCTGTACGAGGCGATGGGCGAACGCCTGCCGGACGCGGAGGTCGCGGCCGCGGTGCGGACGCAGGTGGGTGCGCCGGTCGACGCGGTCCGG encodes:
- a CDS encoding phospholipase C, encoding MRVRRIAGAGAAVAAAAFLAAGTMAPAQANGTGNGPLDGPGAKTATPIKHLVVIFGENVSFDHYFGTYPNAANPAVEPAFHAAPGTPTVNGLSPLLLNHNPNVMDGHQVNPTRLGRDQALTCDMDHNYKDEQVAVDRGLMDQFVPATNRTCKDPKHYSSPTQVLDYYDGNTVTAYWNYAQRFAMSDNSFDTNFGPSSPGAVNLVSGQTSGIYSVGADRRKTATPDPYVVIAPNADGVGTMINDPDPAWDDCSNASHNLAVMSGSNVGDMLNKQYVTWGWFQGGFRPQSYTDSSTYDQEFGKTAQCTAKHPIGAALGYTGEAGFTGDYNPHHEPFQYYKSTANPHHLPPTSVDMVGKQDQANHQYDMTDWYDALGNGNLPAVSFLKAANYQDGHAGYSDPLDEQQFVVNVVNKLQKSRDWASTAVVIAYDDSDGWYDHVVPPIVNASQTDQDALNAPGQCGTAEPMGGYQARCGYGPRLPLLVLSPYAKRNFVDGTITDQTSVLRFVEDNWLGGQRLGEASGAAIDKASFDTLANSLDAMFDWRHRDLRPLLLDPVTGQPAKGDHGA